In the genome of Paenibacillus pabuli, one region contains:
- a CDS encoding AarF/UbiB family protein — protein sequence MFFFITLLVCFIVFMLLTSFFNRKHKVLISLISSLVVSTLLQALEQFYLSSILVASFLVYFIIGNISTLKSNQLRLILAVLFSTSIVTLVLSFTYFNQTAAPPDAEILRVMFMYYPLLVVFIACYVYMLLSLFNFKMLQATNPFIYIWNKVRAFRRMMRLFWIISRRGLAHLIQQDHAKLPFAIAEVLDNMGGVFVKFAQVLSTKKDMLPANYIQAFSSLHDQVKPLSEDELKTIIDTRIGNMDETYESFGMEPIAAASIGQVHLAKLKLTGEKVVVKILRPDVKQKMTVDLDILIQFVTWLSERSIQIKRLGLIQLAEGFKQNLLEETDFDVEALNTNLLRKAFEEHDIQIRVPKIYAEFSRKQVLTMEYIEGTSFTKSVANDVSVKVMHAFLDQILMIGIFHADPHPGNLLLTADGEVALIDFGSVGYLTDEERGGMLSFLMGYSNKDTKEMAHGLTKVCEEGDLLDQKLIEQRLNRLLAEASFSPDPTSVMMKRMMTLITDMGMSLKPTIAGAFRAIITLDGTLSSVDDTYSLSAASQSYASHMDKGQMVKERISKVKDQITDYLPRLLELPILKENKITIAREQNHSLNDVIGTLTVGIFTVICMVVMLASFVVQSEVMRFLLGPLSISGFGVGMTILSVSVIKHLKPKV from the coding sequence ATGTTCTTTTTCATTACATTGCTCGTGTGCTTCATTGTATTCATGTTGCTGACTTCGTTCTTCAACAGAAAACATAAAGTTCTAATCTCGTTAATCAGTTCGCTGGTAGTGAGTACGCTGCTTCAGGCTCTGGAGCAATTTTACCTAAGCAGTATTTTAGTGGCGTCGTTTTTGGTTTATTTTATAATCGGAAATATCAGCACTTTAAAAAGCAATCAGCTTAGGCTAATCTTGGCGGTATTATTCAGTACGTCCATAGTAACACTGGTGCTCTCGTTTACATACTTCAATCAAACCGCAGCTCCACCGGATGCCGAGATTCTTAGAGTTATGTTTATGTACTATCCGTTATTAGTTGTGTTTATTGCGTGTTATGTTTACATGCTCCTTAGCCTGTTCAATTTTAAAATGCTGCAAGCCACCAATCCGTTCATCTATATCTGGAATAAGGTTCGTGCTTTCAGACGGATGATGCGTTTGTTCTGGATTATTTCACGTAGAGGTTTGGCTCATTTGATTCAGCAGGATCATGCCAAATTGCCCTTTGCGATTGCTGAGGTTTTGGATAACATGGGCGGCGTGTTTGTTAAGTTTGCTCAAGTGTTATCGACGAAAAAGGACATGCTGCCTGCGAACTATATTCAAGCGTTCTCCAGTCTGCATGACCAGGTGAAACCTCTGAGCGAAGATGAGCTGAAAACAATCATTGACACTAGAATTGGAAATATGGATGAAACCTATGAATCCTTTGGGATGGAGCCGATTGCTGCGGCTTCGATCGGACAGGTTCATCTGGCAAAGCTAAAGTTAACGGGCGAGAAGGTTGTCGTTAAAATTTTGAGACCTGATGTGAAGCAGAAGATGACAGTGGATTTGGATATTTTGATCCAGTTTGTCACTTGGCTGTCGGAACGCTCTATCCAAATCAAGAGACTTGGGTTAATCCAGTTGGCCGAAGGATTCAAACAGAATTTGCTTGAAGAAACCGATTTTGATGTCGAGGCCTTAAATACGAATCTGTTGCGAAAAGCCTTCGAGGAACATGATATTCAGATCCGTGTTCCTAAAATCTACGCCGAGTTCTCGAGGAAACAGGTGCTCACCATGGAATATATCGAAGGAACCAGCTTCACAAAATCGGTGGCAAACGACGTTTCGGTGAAGGTGATGCACGCATTTTTGGATCAAATTCTGATGATTGGTATCTTTCATGCGGACCCGCACCCTGGCAACCTCTTGCTGACTGCCGATGGCGAAGTTGCACTGATCGACTTTGGTTCAGTGGGGTATCTGACAGATGAGGAACGAGGCGGCATGTTAAGCTTCCTGATGGGTTACAGCAATAAAGATACCAAAGAGATGGCGCATGGCTTAACAAAGGTTTGTGAGGAAGGAGACTTACTGGATCAAAAGCTGATCGAACAACGTCTTAATCGTTTATTAGCAGAAGCATCTTTCTCACCAGACCCGACAAGTGTCATGATGAAACGTATGATGACCCTGATCACGGATATGGGGATGTCCTTAAAACCGACCATTGCTGGTGCATTCAGAGCTATCATTACGCTGGATGGTACGTTGTCATCTGTAGATGATACCTACTCTTTATCCGCAGCAAGTCAGTCCTACGCCAGCCATATGGATAAAGGGCAGATGGTTAAGGAGCGCATAAGCAAGGTCAAAGACCAAATTACAGACTACCTTCCTAGATTATTGGAGCTTCCTATTCTGAAGGAAAATAAAATTACGATTGCTCGTGAGCAAAATCATTCATTGAATGATGTTATAGGCACGTTAACTGTGGGGATTTTCACGGTGATCTGTATGGTTGTTATGCTAGCAAGCTTTGTAGTACAGAGCGAAGTCATGCGATTTCTACTTGGTCCATTATCCATATCAGGCTTTGGTGTAGGGATGACCATTTTGAGTGTATCTGTAATTAAACATTTGAAGCCTAAGGTGTAG
- a CDS encoding GNAT family N-acetyltransferase, which translates to MQEFIFKKDYRNNETLRTSFFELAANTFDIKFENWYQQGFWGERYIPFSFVDGDQVIANASVNILELIIHGEKKKAIQIGTVMTHPDYRGKGLSTRLMNKILEEYDNKYDLMYLFANESVLDFYPKFGFKPMEEHLFSMDYKAKKSPEPANLRKLDVTNAEDLRLILKFASQRLPVSQHFGTAQTQGILMFYCLNVFSDDIYYLKNENAIVIYQKEDNNIDLFDVICLNEIHMTDILHQIADENTEKITFHFTPDAAEHLVLKSTITNDGLFVRTPGDHLYPVQVKHPITSIA; encoded by the coding sequence ATGCAGGAATTTATATTTAAGAAGGATTATAGAAACAATGAAACACTTCGAACAAGTTTCTTCGAACTTGCTGCTAACACTTTTGATATAAAATTTGAAAATTGGTACCAACAAGGGTTTTGGGGAGAACGATACATACCTTTTTCATTTGTAGATGGAGACCAGGTTATTGCCAACGCTTCTGTTAACATCCTTGAGCTCATCATTCACGGGGAGAAGAAAAAAGCGATTCAAATCGGCACAGTGATGACACATCCCGATTATCGAGGGAAAGGACTATCCACTCGTTTAATGAACAAGATTTTAGAGGAATACGACAACAAGTACGATCTCATGTACCTTTTTGCCAATGAATCGGTGCTTGATTTTTACCCCAAGTTTGGATTTAAACCGATGGAAGAACATCTTTTTTCAATGGATTATAAGGCAAAAAAATCACCCGAGCCTGCGAACCTTCGGAAACTCGATGTTACCAACGCGGAGGATTTACGCCTTATCCTTAAATTTGCATCCCAAAGGCTGCCCGTTTCGCAACATTTCGGAACCGCCCAGACTCAAGGCATACTCATGTTTTACTGCCTGAATGTTTTTAGTGATGATATTTATTACTTGAAAAATGAAAACGCCATCGTGATTTATCAGAAGGAAGACAATAATATTGACCTCTTCGATGTTATTTGTTTAAACGAAATCCATATGACAGATATTTTACATCAGATTGCAGATGAGAATACGGAGAAAATAACCTTCCATTTCACACCAGATGCAGCAGAACATCTCGTTCTAAAAAGTACCATCACCAATGACGGCTTATTTGTAAGAACCCCTGGTGATCATCTCTACCCTGTGCAAGTTAAACATCCAATTACTTCGATCGCTTAA